The genome window ACGCAGGCTGAACACCAGACGATGGAGctgaaaagaaaacaatttCATAAGCCATAGAAACAGACAACATTTGTACATTTCCTCTAAAATGCTGGCAGGTTTTGCTTAATCCAGTTGCAGATCAGCGCGCTCTCAAAATGCTTTCATGTTATGTTGACATGGCTGCTcgaatatgaaaaaaatcataatcacaattattttggtcaatgtAGAAATCAgcattatttaacatgattcctcattgacttttggaaagatgatgcatttattgaacttaacagtgaaacagttaaacaaatcaacagtggaaacaccttgaactgtgaaatttcccttcatACTGTTTCTgttgaactgtttttttttttctaattcagaacacaagacaaaataagagtttacttgcaaaacgtaatgtgcgtaataatcgtttttttgtgatcattaggagccaaaatcgtaaCCGTTATTAAAATTcagattaattgcacagccacCCTAATATCATGGCCCCTTAATGAATAAGATTTTGTCTTAAGGAACTTGATATGACTGATATTTTGTGTACCTCCTGTTACACAAACATGTGGGGTCTTAGTGAATCAGTGCATCTTTGAGTTTATCAACTAAATAAGTCACTTACATGTAGATCTTCTATGGGCTGGGTGCAGTAGCTGACCACCAGCACCAGAACTGACGTACAGAAGAAGAGTATGATTGCAAAGTGGAGGTAATGGATCCCACACACCAAGAAAGGGCAGTAAGACGGGAAAACACAGCTGCCGGAACCGAACCAGAACTCAGGCAACATCCGGCACAGACCCATCAGCAGGCCGCCTATCAGGCCCCAGAAGGCACCCTTGAGGTGAAGGCAGATGGAAAATCAAATGTTCTGTTGGTATGATTCCCCCAGGTGTTTCATCAATGGTAATATGATTTAATATGATGTTACCATGTGTGTCATCTCACCTTTTCATTGACCCTCTTAACAAACACAGCCAGGAGGAAGACTGAGGCGATAGGCGGAGCCAGATAGCTTGAGACTGACTGGATGTAATCAAACAGCTGACCGCTCTGAGCCGCCTGCACAACTGGGATCCAACAGATACTGACGGCTACGATGCACAGAACCCAGACTctaaaaaggagaggaaaatcaaaaagaagaaatacatgGGCCGTTGGTGATGCCTTCAAACCTATCCATATCAATTCACAGTATCATACATTCATACACTTTGGAATAGCCCCAGAATTAATTGGTCAAAACTGCAATGTTTGTTTCAACAGAAGCCCTTAAGATAAACTTTTAAAGTCGTGGTATCAATCACATCACAATTAGCACTTGTATCCTGGGTTTCAGTTGAGGAGCTCAGTCTACTTATCTTAATGACATTTCATTGGCCACCTATAAACCTTCGTTAGGCTATGTGATTTAAAGTCTATAAGGGAAGAAATTTCAAAATGGTTAATGGCACAAAATATCAGCTATTGGTAAGTTGAACGCAAAATCCCCCAAAAATTGTTCTTATTAGTAAAACCCTTACCCAAACCCTAGCAGTGTAAATGCCATCTATGCATGGAGTAGAACCGTAGCATCATGAAAAAGACTTTATCAGGAAGAAGAAGCATATTAGACATTGTACacattgttttgttcattttaaaaaaatgtgtgttgtaaaatataaaaatgcagAACAAACTGCATTCCATGTGTCCTGTACTGTAATCTAGTGGTGTGCGATACTGCAAAATTAggtatcgatccgataccaagtaaatacagggccagtatcgcAGATACCGATACTTTTAATAATTAAAGTGGACTCATCATCAAAAtgctaaatctgaatgaattttcatgacctttaagtgtttttgtgatttttcctttggattattaataagttaaaacccaggacagaattttcatatccttgtataaatgtgtgttaacactgtatcttacagccttttaaaaatgattcagcttgccgttgtttcatttttggcctgaaaatacaacatgaaatcacaagaggggggaggaggagcaaagtgtgcctGCTCTGCACCGTGACAGGAGCGGCATGTGAAAGCAgcggcacttttttttttaagattattttttttggcattttaggcctttattcgataggacagcttagtcatgaaaggggagagagagagagggaatgacatgcagcaaagggccgcaggtcggaaccgaaGCTATGGCCGCGgcggcgaggactgagcctctgtatatgggcgcacaCTTTACCAGGTgggctacccaggcgcccggcCAGTTTGCCTCTTTGATGAAACTGCAGCAGTGCACAATGGAGAGAAAGatctcattacactggtattgatcaatatcaataccaacatTGGTAGGCTATCGatattatcgatatttggatCAAGCCGCCCACCACTAAGTGtaatcctctttttttttacatgcataACAAACTGCTTGGGCATAATGGGTGTTTTTTCGTATCATATGATGCTCTGATGTTTCCCTGACAAAGACCTTAAGTCACAGCGTTGCATCATTGAATGTTTGTGAGCAAAATTCAGTGTACTTCCTTAAAAGTAGTGAATGTAGTCCAGTGACATATGGTTTGTAATCGGTTAGCACAAGAGAAAGACACCGTCCATTTACCTGCCCACAATAAGCAGCTCGCGCTGGGTGGCCCATGGTCTGATACGAGTCCAGATGTCCATGGTGAACAGAGTGCTGCTGCTGTTAAAGATGGAGGCCAAAGAGGACATGAGAGCAGCCAACATCACAGCCAGCATCAGACCTCGCAAACCTGCACAGAGAGATCAAGGCAGCAAGAAAAGGTGCGGGGATGAAGAAGGGGACAGAGAGAAGATCAGAGGAAGTTGGCCAAAAAGGGTGGTGAGAGTGGAAAGGATGAGAAACGGAACGTAAAACTTATCCTCCTCAGTGGCGATTTTATACCCTTTTTGGGGGGGCTCAAGCCCCTCTACATTTCATCTCAGCCCagatgaaaaaaattataataaaaaacaaattcattatttatttttttaaatgaattttagtgcttcaagttacAGTTTGCAAAcgtgtctgttagtgacagaggacaaatgattacaggttcaaagaaacaggtttaatatcctgtgttgcTGTCACCAATGCTGtacacctgtaacccagtcaagttttattttttatatatttattgtttacacctcattatcatttcatttgattctGGTAGTCCATAAAGGGACTTTCTTAGTTTTTTCACATgttcaatattttgcatttatcctctgttttaataataaatacatatattcattttatccagtgaaattactgatttagcaggggggatggagttaacacttttgcaaggcactgtatctgtgtcacattctcatcaggtgctgagccccccctaaaggtctgatcctagaatcgcccctgatcCTCCTCATCTTTTTTAAAAGTAGTCTgtactgctgtgcatgtaaacacactgtttgttatgtgttCTTACCATTTGGCATAATTGACACCACCAGTTTAGGATAAGCGATGTTGGAGCAGCCCACTTCAGTCCCACACACCCTCTCACACACCTCAGGGACAACACAGCCAACCTCATCTACAGGTGGaggaaaaacacatacacagcatGAAGATACAGCtttctttttatgacatttgctTGATAAAAGTACAACCATGCAGAGGTATCATACTTCACTCTAAtgctgtgtctgttgtttttgtcaaccCCCTTTAAATGTGATTTGAAAGGACAAGTGTAAGCCACAGACCTGGGTAGAGTACCCTGCTGATCATGCCGGGGAACACCATGAGGAACATTGGCAGCAGTTTGAGGTAGCCACACATGATGCAGCCGGCCTTCACATGGGTCAGACTACGAGCTGCAAGGCACCGCTGGACTATCACCTGGAGTCATACAAGACAGGATAGCTTATTGTGTGTCAAGAAAAGACTGTTTCACACATGAGAAACATTTCCAAAGAGTAGGGCTGGAAATCTAGTCAAGGTTTATAGAGTTTGGTTCAGTTTGTGAGTAAGCACCAAAAGGGTCCATCCGTTTTTGAATTAGGAGaagtagtttttttatttaaattgtgtgttataatgtaatgtatactttattaatcccacaaggggaaattacaatgttttcactctgttgttattatacattacacacaggcctgaattacacacacatgctcagtacctatacatgcactaatggagagatgtcagagtgagagtGAGTGCCCATGGAGAGGCGCccagagcagttgggggttcggtgccttgctcaagagcaccttggcagtgcctaGGAGgaggcacctctccagctaccagtccaccaccatactttggtccgtatggggacctGGGTTCCCAATCCATGTTTCAATATAAACACGTAAGCTAAAACAGCTAATCTGTCAGCAGCCAATGAAATAACATCCCAGTGTATCTTACTGCATATTATTTGGATCAATATTCATGTAACCACAGAAACAAAGGAAGCTAAACTATATGGTTACAATGAAATGACTCTTGCTGCTGTCATTCTACTGACATACTGGTGTTTTCCCCTTTACTAAAGTGGTTGTATGGCTGTGATAAAGGccacatgcagaaacacactaGTTTTTAATAAATGCAGTTTTCCTTGCATTGCATTATGTATGGCTGGAGAGTTATTTGGTTTTTAGGTCTCCCTGATCATTCCTGCTCCTTAAGGATAGGCAAAGATGCTAAATAGATTTTTCCAATAGAGCAAACAGGAAAAAAGGTggtaaattattaaaattatatatatttatttattttaaccaaaaaaTACTGATTTCTAAggcattatatttttgatattattattaaaggttTATGTAGATAGGGACAGATTTGAAAAACATAGATAAGCTTAAACAGTCATCTGATGTATGTATCATAGTgtttttagctgaagctaattcACGACACTTGTCCCTAGTAGGGCTTTTggttaaaattaaaaatacagatttacattattaaaaataagatAGAGATGAAATACAatggaatgaaatgaaaaaggaaagaaagtatACAGAGAGAGCACagtgtaaaaactaaatatgagaGCAGTATTGTTCCTGAATTAgccacaatttgtttttgtttttttgaaggTGGCTAATGTTGGGATACATTTCAAGTGGTCTGGCAGAGAGTTCCATAATTTTGCTCCTTTTACTGAAAAGGCAGTTTGGGCAAATGATGTTCTACGGAAAGGGATACTACAATTGCCTTTTAACGCTGCTCGGGTGGTGGATCTGGTACCGCTTTGCTGTCTTGTTATTGTTTTGCAAAGGGGTGGGGGAGCAGCGTTATTTAGGCATTTGAAGACCAATTTAACAAAATGCAGGGAGATAACATTAGCAAAACTTaaaatcttatcttatcttattgtaAGATGTTAAGAAGTCAGATTCTGGTCTTATCTCAATTTAAACCAAACATGTAGTTACTAGACATTGGTTGATCTATGTGTATACCTTGAGCACTAATACCAGCTCTGTGTCACTTTCTGCCCTTTCCCTCTCCTTGAATTCCCCCAGGATGGAGAAACTAAACCAAAGCTTTTCAACATCAACGTCAAACTGGGATATTCACCTGGTCTGAACACCAGTACCAGCCTCCCACTATAGCAATTCCAAACAGCACTCCAGGCCAGGGCAAGTCCCCTGTGGTTGGGTGCCTCAGCATGCTGAAGGCGTCCTGTCTGGGGGTATAGCAGTGGGGGGAGATGTTGTAGCGCTGGGGATCCATTGAAGAGAAATTACTTGGCATAGCAGAGCTGTATTTGGCCAGCAGAGCGCTGTAGCCTCCTACTTCAGCAAAAGCTGGAAGTCAAAAGGAGAAAGGGTAAGTTCTTTGTAATTTCTGTGTATTTTATGCTGGACCCTCGTGGTGTTCTTCCATTCAAAGTGATGACACTCAATTCACCTCCGAATTCCATTCAACCCTTAAATTCGCATAGCTGCATGGTATGCATGAATATCCCTGTTACTACATTAACAACATGTAAAACAAGActgttttatgtaaaaaaaaaaaaaaaaattaaaaataaatacacacactgtatgCTTTGCTCTTTCCTACTCAGCTCAAAAGTCCAAAGCTCTCTTGTTGTCCTAACTAAAGATATGAGTCAGCTGCTGAGTCAGCACTATTATCTCAACGCATCACCAATTCACAGAAGAAGGTGGCCTTTTTTCCCTCCTCCACTGGTTTCTTGCCCACTTTTATCTTGTCTGCCTCCTCCTTTGTCAATAATCTACATAAGGATCATACTGCTATATATTGACCAAGTATAAAGAAATCAATAAAGTTGCAGGGGGTGGTTGTCGTTGTGTAGGCTGAGGTGGAGAGTTTTGCGGCTCTGCAGTGTCAGCGTACTGTACACTGCTGCAGTGAAATGAATGATTACTGACCCTGGTTAATCGCTTTCCTGTTGTGAAGCTGCTAGGGAGGGGCATAGCCACAGGCCTAGAGGGACTGACAGAAGCCAAAAACATGaactgtgtgtagtgtgaatAAAAATATCTTTTGGAAGGTTAAATATGATGTACTTACAGAAGCCAGTGAGGACGAAGGCCCCGGCAATGATGACAAAGGTCTGAACTGTGTCAGTGTACATCAGAGCAGCCAGGCCACCTGGTAACACAGTCACGCACctcaaaatacacacacttacacaaatTGTGACATTTAAAGAGGTACTTCAACAATCTCGTATCGCAATTTGATAAAGTTGGGGGACTTGCAAGAGACAGGTAAAAAGAATTGAAGCAGCAGAGGACGATTTAAACTGATTGTTAGGccaagctccaaaaacactacattcctacatttcccacaatgcaacacgTATAATCTTTTCATTAAACCCCCTCTTCCCTTTGAATGCTCACATCTTTCAAACTCTACCCCCCAGTTTGTAACACAGGTTTTCTGTTTTGAATTTGCAGTTTCCAAGCCCAAGCcaagataaccctgatgacatgaCTTTGACATGATAAGGGTGCTTCCTCCAGAgtcacagaagacattatacaactgttttcagAGGCTAAATGAAAATAAGTTtacttaaaaaaaggaatactACCGTCATGATGGGTAAACTAATGCTCATGTGTTAAAATTGGACTAGGCTCCTTACATAGGCTACGTACCTGTAACAGTGTACAAGGCTGTTATTAACAGAAGGGTGATGACGGCTAAGTAGATGTTCCACCCTAATGCCTGCTGGATGAACACAGCCCCCGAAAACATATCCacctggagagagacagagagaggtggGGGGAGGGAAGGAACGAAGAAAGAAAcgtactgtatgttttgttttctcaGACGGGATGACTCACTGAGATCTTGGTGAAAATGTAGAGGAACAGAGAGATAACGGAGAGGTAGAGGCTGATCCTGGTCCCTCCGAACCTCTTCTTCAGGTACTGCGGCATCGTGATCACCTAACACAACACATTTCACACAGTGGGCGTATCAATATAGGAAATTACAGAAGTCATCATGTCAGTGAACGATACACGTGTTAACACATGATAATACAGCCTGAACTACTTACTACTTACCCCAGCTGTGAGGTAGACAGGTACAAACAACcagcccagcagcagcacgatGAACAGAGCCTGACACAGtaaatgaacaacacacaatgtaTAACGTATGACATGTTAAATCATGTTATCCTCCAAATCCACTGTGAGAGACTTTTACCTACTGCAGTAGATTCAGGTGGCTTTTGGCACAAGAGTAATGTATGCATGAATTCAGTGTTTTAAAATGGTGATTCATAGGAATTAAACTGCAGAGTTGTACAAGCTGTGAGTATGACTTACATTCCACTCGAACCCTCCCACAGCGATGCCACTCGCTGCCCCAGTGCCTGCCAGGCCCACAAAGTGACCACTACCAATGTTGCTGGCAAACAGAGATGCACCAACCTGAATTAAAAAAGAACACAGAAAATCACTGAAGAAACCAAATCCAAACCTACAGGAGTACCGTGACATCATACAGTATGAAGACTATGACCAGAAATGCACAAAACAGAGACATGCACAGCACATTCACCCATCAAAATCTTTATGAGTTTCAAAATCAGGCCATATATTGCCCCTTTTCTGGAAGGAACCACTATATTTTGTTTCTTATTAAGATACAAAAGGATATGACCTATATTTGGACAAACTTTGCCTCGACATCCTTCCATGACTAAAAGACATGAACTTAACTTACAGTTACAATACTCCTGCCGCATACATTTTTGATAAGGattccctaaaaaaaaaaggtttaatatACTGAGCAGGGTAttttacagtgtaaaaataaactTCAGCCCCCTCTGATGGACAAACTATGAAATGATAACATAACCTTTGCATTTCTGTGCTGCAACGTCTTATCGGCCAACATATACACTGATATTAATAAGCTAATATTGGGCTAGCTCTTTATTGAACTCACCGGCCACCAGGTCATGGTGCGTCCTGCCAGGAAATATCCTGCAACTGTCCCACGTTTGGTCCGAAACATGGCCTAAAACACAGACCGGACAATTGTGTTATTCTCACAAACCAAAATCAATGTCACCTGTGTTTCCTTATGCATACAATTATGAGACATAAATATTTTATGGTGgtatacattttctttaaatttagTCATAATAATCTCCCAAAGATTAGACTCAGTCTCAGTTACGCACACAGACTAACACAGGTGCACTCACCCAAATGCCGACACTAATAACCATGATGAAATATCCAACAATGACGGCGATGTCTGCTGGGTTGTTGATGATCACTTTGTCTGACGAGGGCTCCGCCATTGCTTCACTTATCCTGTAGCTtgatttaattagctttctATACTACAACCTGCCTTTGATTTATCTGGAGCTTTGCTTCTAATAAAGCCTAAACAATACCACCTTCATCTGCAAAAAACATCTAAACTTAGATATCAATatgaacaagaaaaaaaaaactgcatctgTAGAAGAGTGATGCCTCGGCAGTAGATTTGTAGTGGTCAGTTCAAGTGAGAACTTTGGCCAGCTGTGACTGTGACAATGGGCAGTGCCAGCAGTTTATTAGAGGAATTATTAACACCCAACCATGACAAAACAGGTATCCGTCATGTAGTTCCACTGGATTTTCAAGGTACTACAGGTACTTCATTTTTGTATGGTGGGGGGCACATAATTAGCCAAAATACTTAATCACTGTTCCTGCAGTAGTAAAAATTCACCAGTGAAAAACACATAAGCAAACAGTCCTTTAATCATTTGATAGCACTGCTTTCATCAAAACATCCATTTGCCTTTCAGATCACAAACTTGGGTCAGGTGTACAAATGAGGGCAGTTTCACTTCTGTGAATGGACACACACAGTATTTgggtgtgtgcctgtgtgcaaAGAGCTTGTGTTAAACAGATTTTAACCTCAGCAtagaaaacatgcacacaatCACCTTCCACGTGTCATACGAAACACGCgaaggaaaaagaaaaccaaCTCATGTGACATTTCAAGGTGAAAATTCAgatatttgaaatgaaaaaggcAACACACACTAAAGCTCACATCTCATCACCaaccaaaataacaaaaactaaaaaaggtaTATGTTGTGTGTTTGACTAGTGAACTCACTACTTCTTAAATAAAGTAACTGGTGGTGTTAAACATCTGCTGTTAGCTGGGAAATTGGGGAAGTTTCACTATTCTGTTCTTGAGGGAGTCATTGTAACACTTTGGAAAGTTTTACAAGGTAGGGTGGTTTGACCGAAATCTACGTTTGAATCTATTGATAGGTTGACTCATTATAACCCAGTGGAAAGCAGAGCTATGAGACAAACCTGACCAGTCTAATTTGAGTCCTTTTTGGGGGAGCTACATCAATTTGGCCTCAATGATCAAGTTTTACAATTACATTATGTGAAATaccctctctttttctcaccAAATTAATGCTTATTAGcaggtttacattttttattttcaggctACTATTGAATTACTGCTTCAGCAATAAATCCACTTTGCAGGTCTAGGATCCTATACACAGTCACACTACGTCATATCCCAGTTGTAAGATCTGAAAAAGGAATCCCTATTTTGCCATTACATCCTGTATCCATCCCAATTTCTTCTTTTTGGTTGATAATGTACTCACAGAATCTAAACTGTGTCAATGTTAACCAATCTAAAGTTACATCTGAAAACTAATATCTGGCCTGCAGTAATGAAAACGTTGATTGTTAAGATGGTAAGGTCAACTCAGCAGGTTCTGAGTGAATTAACTCCAAAAAATATTTCCCTGCTGCTATTTTAGCATTTAAaactaattcattttaatgtcacAGACATCTTTCAGTGATTTTCTCTGGGTCTGACTTTAAGCCCAAAACAATCTCAAAATAGCCTTGTTTTATGGTCTTGTTTGGTAGTTTGCAATCTGATGACAACACTGGTAGAGTTCTGCCATTTTCAGACACAGCTGGCAGTGTTTTTCATATGCACATATCACCCGCAGAAGTATCTGGATTTCATCAATGTGAGTAAATAAGAGAGGAAAACAGAAGTGAAAAGACTGAGGAAAACACGGTGGCCTACAGCAAAACAATGTGCTTACATTTGTGGGCAAACGTTCTGACCTTTCATAAAATCAGAATTTAAGAATTAAGTTACTTTAAAACCACTTTCAGATCTCGACACATCTGCTCCTGTTTGACAAGTCTATCTTAGCCTATAGTGCCATCCTGCAGAACGCCGAGCTGTAGTCAGAGCAAAAAAGTTACCATTTCGAAACAACAAAAACCTTTGAAATACATTTCAATAAATTAGGTGCAGTGCTAACGTATTCAGATAATCCATTACCTCCATGCCAAACACATTCACGGGTCCTGTGGCTGGAGCAATTAAAACCAAAATGTAATTTTGACACGGCTGATAAATCAAGTAGACAACTGTTCACCTGGCTTGAAGGTTTAGAAAAGGTGCGGTAGTCTAGACACAATTTCTGTAGGTCATCTTCACGACACCTGCACATATTTACCTTGCGTCCCTGTAATCACACCATGCTAGctgaaaaaaactgttcaagTTTTCTTTGCAGCACATCTTCATAAACGTCTATACCAAATCCTTTTGACAGTGGATTTTCTgtacttaaacacacacattgtcaTATCTATTAATATGGAAGACGGTGTTCATCTTTTGTGTATTCAGCCTTATCTAC of Sander lucioperca isolate FBNREF2018 chromosome 5, SLUC_FBN_1.2, whole genome shotgun sequence contains these proteins:
- the slc5a2 gene encoding sodium/glucose cotransporter 2, whose product is MAEPSSDKVIINNPADIAVIVGYFIMVISVGIWAMFRTKRGTVAGYFLAGRTMTWWPVGASLFASNIGSGHFVGLAGTGAASGIAVGGFEWNALFIVLLLGWLFVPVYLTAGVITMPQYLKKRFGGTRISLYLSVISLFLYIFTKISVDMFSGAVFIQQALGWNIYLAVITLLLITALYTVTGGLAALMYTDTVQTFVIIAGAFVLTGFSFAEVGGYSALLAKYSSAMPSNFSSMDPQRYNISPHCYTPRQDAFSMLRHPTTGDLPWPGVLFGIAIVGGWYWCSDQVIVQRCLAARSLTHVKAGCIMCGYLKLLPMFLMVFPGMISRVLYPDEVGCVVPEVCERVCGTEVGCSNIAYPKLVVSIMPNGLRGLMLAVMLAALMSSLASIFNSSSTLFTMDIWTRIRPWATQRELLIVGRVWVLCIVAVSICWIPVVQAAQSGQLFDYIQSVSSYLAPPIASVFLLAVFVKRVNEKGAFWGLIGGLLMGLCRMLPEFWFGSGSCVFPSYCPFLVCGIHYLHFAIILFFCTSVLVLVVSYCTQPIEDLHLHRLVFSLRHSKEERKDLDWEQEEKGKRARREAEERMRENSDAVAEEGNKSCICRMVGRFCGGGSGSGSSSQAHEQDTEASKKLPDISEDPVWKYIVDVNALIMMAVAVFLWGYYA